The following coding sequences lie in one Spirosoma sp. KUDC1026 genomic window:
- a CDS encoding serine hydrolase: MKKSLTPLLLWLVLSLSSHAQTVNNSRLTVAFDSLLTKQFKPDGPGCTALVARKGQIIYQKAFGMANQELDVPMKPDNVFRIGSITKQFTAVAILQLMEQGKLSLQDEITRFIPDYPTQGKKITVEHLLTHTSGIKSYTDMKEFGSIMKKDMSPTELIDFFKNQPMEFEPGTKWAYCNSGYFLLGYIIEKVSGKTYPQYTEEVFFKPLGMTNSYYGDNAKLIKNRAAGYQEGKNGINNADYLSMTQPYAAGSIQSTVGDLWKWHQAVHSYKLVKKETLDKAFTRYRLSDGKLTNYGYGWTLGTIQGNPTIEHGGGINGFLTEGIYLPQEDVFVAVFSNSTSNSPDMVASKMAALTIGKPYDYTEIAIEPSALQSYTGVYENTEGIQRAITIADNQLYSQRTDSPRYKLKAYQRDKFFLENSLTNIEFIRNGTGQVEQIRFQSRELSETWKKTNKPLPATRPTISLSEKVLESYTGDYQITPNFILTITKEQNRLISQATGQSKFPLLAETETKFYPEAFEAQLEFIKDNTGKITKLMLLQGGQTTEAKKIK; encoded by the coding sequence ATGAAAAAGTCTCTCACCCCCCTCCTGCTTTGGTTAGTCCTTTCGCTAAGCAGCCATGCCCAGACCGTAAATAACAGTCGACTAACAGTTGCCTTCGACAGTCTACTAACCAAACAATTCAAACCCGATGGGCCCGGTTGTACGGCCCTGGTAGCCCGCAAAGGGCAGATTATTTATCAGAAAGCCTTTGGTATGGCCAATCAGGAACTGGACGTGCCGATGAAGCCGGATAATGTCTTTCGCATTGGTTCGATCACCAAGCAGTTTACGGCAGTCGCCATTCTGCAACTGATGGAACAGGGGAAGCTCTCTCTCCAGGACGAAATCACTCGCTTCATTCCGGACTATCCGACGCAGGGGAAGAAAATTACGGTCGAGCATCTACTCACGCACACATCGGGCATTAAAAGCTACACCGACATGAAAGAGTTTGGATCGATAATGAAGAAGGACATGTCGCCAACGGAGCTGATTGATTTTTTCAAAAACCAGCCGATGGAATTTGAGCCAGGTACAAAATGGGCTTACTGTAACTCTGGTTATTTCCTGCTGGGTTATATTATTGAGAAAGTATCAGGTAAGACCTATCCGCAATACACAGAGGAAGTGTTTTTCAAGCCGCTGGGTATGACCAACTCCTACTACGGTGACAACGCTAAGCTCATCAAAAACCGGGCAGCGGGCTATCAGGAAGGAAAGAATGGTATCAACAACGCAGACTATTTGAGCATGACGCAGCCTTATGCAGCGGGCTCAATTCAGTCAACAGTGGGTGACCTCTGGAAATGGCATCAGGCGGTACACAGCTATAAACTGGTCAAAAAGGAAACGCTCGATAAGGCCTTTACCCGTTACAGACTGAGTGATGGTAAGCTGACAAATTATGGGTATGGATGGACACTGGGCACTATACAGGGTAACCCAACCATTGAGCATGGCGGAGGGATCAACGGCTTTCTAACGGAGGGCATCTATCTGCCGCAGGAAGATGTATTCGTAGCAGTCTTTTCGAACAGCACCAGCAATTCGCCCGACATGGTAGCCAGCAAAATGGCAGCTTTGACCATTGGCAAACCTTATGATTACACCGAAATTGCTATCGAACCCAGCGCACTGCAAAGCTATACCGGCGTTTACGAAAATACTGAGGGGATACAGCGCGCCATTACGATAGCCGACAATCAACTGTATTCGCAACGAACGGATAGCCCTCGTTACAAACTGAAAGCGTACCAACGTGATAAGTTTTTCCTCGAAAACTCGCTAACGAACATTGAGTTTATCCGAAACGGTACCGGTCAGGTTGAACAGATTCGGTTTCAGAGCCGCGAATTATCCGAAACCTGGAAGAAGACAAACAAGCCTCTTCCAGCAACTCGTCCGACTATATCCCTCAGCGAAAAGGTATTGGAGAGCTACACAGGCGATTATCAGATTACACCCAATTTCATTCTGACCATTACCAAAGAGCAAAACCGGCTCATATCGCAGGCGACAGGGCAGAGTAAGTTTCCTCTTTTAGCCGAAACAGAAACAAAGTTTTATCCGGAAGCTTTTGAGGCCCAGCTCGAATTCATAAAGGATAATACGGGGAAGATAACGAAACTTATGTTGCTGCAAGGTGGGCAAACAACTGAAGCGAAGAAGATAAAATGA
- a CDS encoding M13 family metallopeptidase produces MKNYLHPLIVGLTFLSAIALRPKTSDDKPVRTTFFDKSGMDTSVLPGNDFFTYANGTWLKRTEIPADRVSWGSFAQLADENQRKTRSILEEAVKATNKTGTIEQLVGDLYASGMDTVTIEKRGYEPIRAELETIRGIKAYDQLIPYLVTDESDMTVTWTAPGAFLGYYVIPDDRRSSINRINFQQAGLSLPEKGYYTRTDEATKKIRADFLTYAAKLFTLTGVEPALARTKAETILTFETRLAQSHKEQAGLLDPVANYHKFAVADLSRQMPHLHWRDLLNSMGLQRIDTVLVGQPGYYRALDSLLTVTPLEVLKDRVLFDRLDVNAPLLTSAFEQAHFDFNQKSLLGQKQLANRWKRLATRTDVELGDALGQLWVKRYFPPEAKVRMLMLVNNLQIVYRQRIEKLDWMSPKTKATALTKLDRIMKKIGYPDRWKNYAGLHIERDDFYGNVQRTRQHRTQLAMAKVNQPVDRTEWTMTAPTVNAYANPAFNEVVFPAGILQFPFFDKDADDAINYGAIGVGIGHEMTHLFDDYSRHYDADGNLRDWWTKQDAERFKAKAQVIVNQYNGYSVLDKLALNGRLTLNENIADLGGITLAYQAFKLTKQGKGTEKIDGLTPDQRFFLGMAQSWRSKVRDETQRARVMTDPHSPAKFRVNGPLSNFAPFYRAFNVKPGQKLYKAEVDQAKVW; encoded by the coding sequence ATGAAAAACTACCTTCACCCACTGATCGTTGGGCTGACGTTTCTGTCTGCTATAGCCTTGCGGCCAAAAACTTCCGACGACAAGCCAGTACGGACCACTTTCTTCGATAAGTCGGGGATGGACACGAGCGTGCTGCCCGGCAATGATTTTTTCACCTATGCCAATGGAACCTGGCTGAAAAGAACCGAGATTCCGGCTGATCGGGTTAGCTGGGGATCGTTTGCGCAACTGGCCGATGAGAATCAGCGCAAAACAAGGTCGATACTGGAAGAGGCAGTTAAGGCAACGAACAAGACGGGAACTATCGAACAATTAGTGGGTGATTTATACGCCAGCGGCATGGACACGGTAACCATCGAAAAACGCGGTTATGAACCAATTCGGGCAGAGTTAGAAACGATTCGAGGCATCAAAGCCTATGATCAATTAATCCCTTACCTGGTTACCGACGAAAGTGATATGACTGTAACCTGGACCGCTCCGGGGGCTTTTTTAGGCTATTACGTGATTCCGGACGACCGACGAAGTTCGATCAACCGCATCAACTTTCAGCAGGCGGGTTTGTCACTCCCCGAAAAAGGCTACTATACCCGTACCGACGAGGCCACCAAGAAAATCCGGGCCGACTTTTTGACATACGCTGCCAAACTCTTCACGTTGACAGGTGTTGAACCAGCCCTGGCCCGTACCAAAGCCGAAACCATCTTGACGTTTGAAACCCGATTAGCTCAATCCCATAAGGAACAGGCCGGCCTGCTCGACCCCGTAGCTAACTACCACAAATTTGCCGTCGCCGATTTAAGTCGGCAAATGCCCCATCTGCACTGGCGGGATCTGCTCAATAGCATGGGGCTGCAACGGATTGACACGGTACTGGTGGGCCAACCTGGTTATTACCGCGCACTGGACAGCCTGCTGACCGTTACACCCCTTGAGGTACTGAAAGACCGGGTATTGTTTGACCGGCTGGATGTTAATGCCCCCTTATTGACTAGTGCGTTTGAGCAGGCTCATTTTGACTTCAACCAAAAATCGCTGCTCGGTCAAAAACAACTTGCTAACCGCTGGAAACGCCTGGCCACCCGCACGGATGTGGAACTGGGCGACGCCCTGGGGCAACTGTGGGTGAAGCGCTATTTCCCGCCCGAAGCCAAAGTCCGGATGCTTATGCTGGTGAATAACCTACAAATTGTTTACCGGCAGCGGATTGAAAAACTGGACTGGATGAGTCCTAAAACCAAGGCCACTGCTCTGACCAAACTGGACCGAATTATGAAAAAGATTGGCTACCCGGATCGATGGAAGAATTATGCGGGACTACATATCGAACGGGATGATTTCTACGGCAACGTGCAGCGAACCCGCCAGCACCGAACTCAATTAGCAATGGCTAAGGTGAATCAACCCGTTGACCGGACGGAGTGGACCATGACTGCACCCACGGTTAATGCTTACGCGAATCCAGCCTTTAATGAGGTCGTTTTCCCGGCAGGCATCCTCCAGTTTCCTTTCTTTGACAAAGATGCCGACGATGCAATCAATTACGGAGCGATCGGCGTAGGAATCGGTCACGAAATGACCCATTTGTTTGATGACTACAGCCGCCATTACGATGCCGACGGCAATCTGCGCGACTGGTGGACAAAGCAGGACGCCGAACGGTTCAAGGCCAAAGCTCAGGTGATCGTTAATCAATATAATGGCTACAGCGTACTAGACAAACTTGCCTTGAACGGGCGGCTCACACTGAACGAAAACATTGCTGATCTGGGAGGCATAACACTGGCCTATCAGGCCTTCAAACTGACGAAACAAGGCAAAGGCACTGAAAAGATCGATGGGCTTACGCCCGATCAGCGCTTTTTCCTGGGTATGGCTCAGAGCTGGCGCAGTAAGGTTCGGGACGAAACGCAACGAGCCAGGGTGATGACTGATCCACATTCACCGGCCAAATTCCGGGTCAACGGCCCGTTGAGCAATTTCGCCCCTTTCTACCGGGCGTTTAACGTCAAACCCGGCCAGAAACTCTACAAAGCTGAAGTAGACCAGGCAAAGGTCTGGTAG
- a CDS encoding alpha/beta fold hydrolase yields MNPFCLFLSLVILCYACSKTDKPNTNATPQTHFIPVADSVKLEVLDWGGSGPPLVFLTGFGNTAHVFTDFAPGFTDQYRVYAITRRGFGQSSKPKTGYDMSTLAHDILVILDSLHIQKALLVGHSIAGDEMSKFASSYPDRVAKLVYLDAAYDRTDIMKQFANAPQQPMPTATDSASLDKLNQYLTEVYAVSIPLEEIQQSFVFSRTGKVLREVAPDYVFGATIPKLQHPDYRHIQCPALALYAGEELFKEGTPLYARLDSTSKTKVAAFRLVDAQFRAQEMNRFRQEVVNGTTSVIEGGNHYVFLSHPAETEKFIRDFLK; encoded by the coding sequence ATGAATCCTTTCTGCCTGTTCCTTAGTCTGGTTATCCTCTGCTACGCCTGTTCAAAAACGGATAAACCTAATACCAATGCTACGCCCCAAACTCACTTTATACCTGTAGCCGACAGTGTCAAGCTTGAAGTACTCGACTGGGGGGGATCAGGTCCACCGCTGGTGTTCCTGACAGGATTTGGCAACACGGCTCACGTATTTACCGACTTCGCTCCCGGATTCACCGACCAGTATCGCGTTTATGCCATCACCCGCCGGGGCTTTGGCCAGTCGTCTAAGCCCAAAACTGGTTACGATATGAGTACACTAGCGCATGATATTTTGGTGATTCTGGATTCGCTTCATATCCAGAAAGCCCTGTTGGTGGGCCATTCTATCGCTGGTGACGAGATGAGCAAATTTGCTTCGTCATATCCAGATCGGGTGGCTAAACTGGTTTACCTCGATGCTGCTTATGATCGCACCGACATTATGAAACAATTTGCCAATGCTCCTCAACAACCTATGCCCACCGCTACGGACTCGGCTTCACTAGATAAGCTGAACCAGTACCTTACGGAGGTTTATGCAGTATCCATACCACTGGAAGAAATTCAGCAGTCATTTGTCTTTTCCAGGACGGGCAAAGTGCTTCGGGAAGTAGCGCCCGACTATGTATTTGGGGCGACTATCCCTAAACTGCAGCATCCTGATTACCGGCATATTCAGTGTCCGGCCTTAGCCCTGTATGCAGGGGAAGAGCTTTTCAAAGAGGGGACGCCCCTGTATGCCCGTTTGGATTCAACCAGTAAAACCAAAGTTGCCGCCTTCCGGCTGGTTGATGCCCAGTTCCGGGCACAAGAAATGAACCGCTTTCGGCAGGAAGTAGTCAATGGCACGACAAGCGTCATCGAAGGGGGCAATCACTATGTTTTTCTTTCCCATCCCGCCGAGACGGAGAAATTTATACGGGATTTTCTAAAGTGA
- a CDS encoding amidohydrolase, producing MQTQLLTLVLLPVLVLGQPKPKKSPALDPDKQTILADLDRQFSKYAAISRQIWEFAEAGFHENKSSALLQDELTKAGFNVNAGVAGMPTAFVATFGSGKPVIALLAEFDALPGLATEAKPEFTPISGQKCGHGCGHNLLGTASLAAAIELKEWLKKEGRPGTIRLYGCPAEENGEGKVYMVREGLFNDVDVVLHWHPDEMNYADAVSTLALIAARVRFRGIAAHAAVAPERCRSALDGVEAMNYMVNMMRKHIPSDARIHYVITKGGEAPNVVPAFAEVYYYARHKDREVLKSIWKRVENAADGAAKGTGTQVDIEIEGGVFNILPNVTLAEAVYKNLKTVGGVQYTPAETTFAQKIAESLSAKTPIENAARISVFQPIYADMAGSGSTDVGDVSWVVPTAGFGTATWVPGTGPHSWQAVAASGMSIGQKGMLAAAKTLALSALDLYKTPVLIEKARKEWVDRRGVYFNYESFIGNRKPAVE from the coding sequence ATGCAAACCCAACTCCTTACGCTGGTACTACTACCTGTCCTGGTTCTGGGACAACCGAAGCCAAAGAAATCACCTGCCCTCGATCCTGATAAGCAAACCATCCTGGCTGATTTAGACAGACAATTCTCAAAATATGCAGCTATCTCCAGACAGATATGGGAATTTGCGGAAGCAGGCTTTCATGAAAACAAAAGTTCGGCTTTACTACAGGATGAGCTAACAAAAGCCGGATTCAACGTTAACGCGGGGGTAGCTGGTATGCCTACGGCTTTTGTCGCTACGTTTGGCTCAGGAAAACCGGTGATTGCCCTGCTAGCAGAATTTGATGCATTGCCTGGTTTAGCTACCGAGGCTAAACCCGAGTTTACTCCCATTTCAGGACAAAAGTGTGGACATGGGTGCGGCCATAATCTCTTGGGGACCGCTTCGCTGGCGGCAGCCATCGAACTAAAAGAATGGCTGAAAAAGGAGGGTAGACCGGGCACGATCAGGCTATACGGCTGCCCTGCCGAAGAGAACGGAGAGGGGAAAGTCTACATGGTACGTGAGGGTTTGTTTAACGATGTCGACGTAGTCCTACATTGGCATCCCGACGAGATGAATTATGCTGATGCCGTTTCCACATTAGCTCTCATTGCAGCCCGCGTCCGATTCAGGGGCATTGCCGCCCACGCAGCAGTTGCCCCTGAACGGTGCCGGTCGGCATTGGATGGAGTTGAAGCCATGAATTATATGGTCAATATGATGCGCAAACACATCCCCTCTGATGCCCGTATCCATTACGTCATCACGAAGGGGGGAGAAGCGCCCAATGTAGTTCCTGCTTTCGCCGAAGTCTATTATTATGCTCGTCACAAAGACCGGGAAGTGCTGAAGAGCATCTGGAAACGGGTTGAAAATGCCGCTGATGGAGCGGCAAAAGGGACCGGTACTCAGGTAGATATAGAGATCGAAGGCGGTGTCTTTAACATCTTGCCGAATGTCACGTTAGCCGAAGCTGTTTACAAAAACCTGAAAACTGTAGGTGGTGTCCAGTACACACCCGCAGAAACGACCTTTGCCCAAAAAATAGCGGAAAGTTTGTCGGCAAAAACACCCATCGAGAACGCTGCTCGAATCAGCGTGTTTCAGCCAATTTATGCGGATATGGCTGGAAGTGGTTCTACAGATGTTGGGGATGTAAGCTGGGTAGTGCCAACCGCCGGATTTGGCACGGCAACCTGGGTACCGGGTACTGGCCCTCATAGCTGGCAGGCAGTAGCGGCAAGCGGGATGAGCATTGGTCAGAAAGGAATGCTGGCAGCGGCCAAAACACTGGCGCTAAGCGCGTTGGATCTATATAAAACGCCAGTTCTTATTGAAAAGGCCCGTAAGGAATGGGTAGACCGGCGAGGAGTGTATTTCAACTATGAGTCCTTTATCGGAAACCGCAAACCAGCGGTAGAGTAG
- a CDS encoding DUF418 domain-containing protein, with amino-acid sequence MTTNPTSTSAATVLTDTSEHDVPSPPKPVSQAERIQTIDILRGVALLGILLMNIPYFSMAERFSDAFNHNPRNVNFWLDAVITVLFEGKMRALFSMIFGVGIILFMARKEKSGNPSTTGQSATGPSRVRLFFQRMGWLVLFGLIDSHVLLWMGDILYYYGVIGMIAFWFRRMKPVYLALGVPLVAIVGFALNTMFYQSIREKRLAFLAAQKTQQQGQTLTQNQQQAIKTWKEAEKEFFPNKAEIAEHTRKMKSPDYFTVASRYQKEVWDAQTKYLVFQLWDPLALMLLGMALYQWGFVTGQWPRRRYWQMMLLGYGLGLSLVTFSFYYYYQNIPNSWAFIPFMEQHPVQWVALIYPFQRILLVMAHASLIILLVKGRVVQGLLNRLAAVGQMAFTNYVMHTLICTSVFYGYGLNQYAEWEFYQLYFLVAAIWTLQLIVSPIWLRHFQFGPLEWAWRSLTYWQRQPMRPSPINAD; translated from the coding sequence ATGACGACCAACCCAACCTCTACTTCTGCCGCGACAGTACTTACCGATACGTCAGAGCACGATGTACCTTCTCCCCCTAAGCCTGTTTCGCAGGCGGAACGTATTCAGACCATCGACATCCTGCGGGGCGTGGCGCTGCTGGGTATTCTGCTGATGAACATTCCATATTTCAGCATGGCCGAACGATTCAGCGATGCATTCAACCATAATCCACGTAACGTCAATTTCTGGCTGGATGCCGTTATCACGGTTCTTTTCGAGGGGAAGATGCGCGCTTTATTTTCTATGATTTTTGGCGTGGGTATCATCCTGTTCATGGCCCGAAAAGAGAAAAGTGGCAATCCATCGACTACGGGACAGTCCGCTACGGGGCCGAGCCGCGTTCGGCTCTTCTTCCAGCGTATGGGCTGGCTGGTGTTGTTTGGCCTCATCGATTCCCATGTCCTGCTCTGGATGGGCGACATCCTGTACTACTACGGCGTGATCGGTATGATTGCCTTCTGGTTTCGGCGAATGAAACCCGTTTATCTGGCCCTCGGTGTACCACTAGTAGCTATTGTGGGTTTTGCATTGAATACAATGTTTTATCAAAGTATTCGTGAGAAACGACTGGCCTTTTTGGCCGCGCAGAAAACGCAGCAACAGGGCCAAACGCTAACCCAGAACCAGCAGCAGGCCATCAAAACCTGGAAAGAAGCCGAGAAAGAATTTTTTCCGAACAAAGCCGAAATTGCTGAGCATACCCGTAAAATGAAATCACCTGACTATTTCACTGTGGCTTCACGATACCAGAAAGAGGTTTGGGATGCGCAAACCAAATACCTGGTCTTTCAACTATGGGATCCACTCGCCCTGATGTTACTGGGCATGGCGCTCTATCAATGGGGCTTCGTTACGGGTCAGTGGCCCCGCCGACGGTACTGGCAAATGATGCTACTGGGGTATGGACTGGGCCTGTCGCTGGTTACGTTCAGCTTTTACTACTACTACCAGAACATTCCAAATTCGTGGGCTTTCATTCCCTTCATGGAACAGCATCCTGTGCAATGGGTCGCCCTGATTTATCCTTTTCAGCGCATTTTGCTGGTGATGGCCCACGCCAGTCTGATTATTCTACTTGTAAAAGGTAGAGTTGTTCAGGGGTTGCTGAACCGACTGGCAGCCGTGGGGCAGATGGCGTTTACGAACTACGTTATGCACACGCTGATCTGCACATCTGTTTTCTACGGCTATGGTCTGAATCAGTACGCTGAATGGGAATTCTATCAGCTTTATTTTCTGGTGGCCGCTATCTGGACTCTTCAGCTGATTGTCAGCCCGATCTGGCTACGGCATTTTCAATTCGGCCCGCTCGAATGGGCCTGGCGCAGTCTGACCTACTGGCAGCGCCAACCCATGCGCCCTTCACCAATCAATGCTGACTAA
- a CDS encoding DUF3471 domain-containing protein, with the protein MKINAILRLLYVCVLTLFVLTAGLAQAPKKVFSVAYFHKLKPGHTLVEARVIENEWKKIHQAQANDGFIRGWYLLGLDMSTNPNKEYSYITISNFTDPGYMDNSTPEKHLIEVMGSDYRPKLTDLLKRTNEVKEVAKVEIWEHIDGTLADPKSSPAKAPVWLVSNIKVKNGQYLEYMDRVKIASPFNRERVVSGGAAGWSFVGLLLPWGTEKAYDFTSVYQFPSMKALLESDETKQEAAFKKTMPGVDSKQFFKEMNVLRETARQEIYYLVDYAEKAQAPSVRLDTNVLDRYVGIYEGPFGGDAKSTFTVTREGNQLFEELTGGRKLEIIPQSETRFAFKDMNAQLEFMRDASGKVTKRTMTYNGQTSEAKKIK; encoded by the coding sequence ATGAAAATTAATGCAATACTCCGTCTCCTCTATGTCTGTGTGCTAACCTTATTTGTTCTCACGGCCGGTTTGGCACAAGCTCCCAAAAAAGTATTTTCGGTAGCCTATTTTCACAAGCTAAAACCCGGTCACACGCTGGTCGAGGCCCGGGTCATTGAAAATGAGTGGAAGAAAATACACCAGGCCCAGGCCAACGATGGGTTCATTCGTGGCTGGTACCTGCTGGGCCTCGACATGAGCACTAACCCCAATAAGGAATACAGTTACATCACGATCAGTAATTTTACCGACCCTGGTTACATGGACAATTCTACCCCCGAGAAGCATCTGATCGAGGTGATGGGGAGCGACTACCGGCCGAAATTAACTGACCTTTTAAAACGTACGAACGAAGTAAAGGAAGTAGCCAAAGTTGAAATCTGGGAGCACATTGATGGGACTCTGGCCGACCCCAAGTCGTCTCCCGCTAAAGCTCCGGTCTGGCTAGTATCGAACATCAAGGTTAAAAATGGGCAGTATCTGGAATACATGGACCGCGTCAAAATAGCATCGCCGTTTAACCGGGAGCGCGTCGTTTCGGGTGGCGCTGCTGGTTGGAGTTTTGTGGGTCTGTTGTTACCCTGGGGTACCGAGAAAGCTTACGATTTTACCTCGGTGTACCAGTTTCCCAGCATGAAAGCCTTACTGGAATCCGACGAGACTAAACAAGAAGCGGCTTTCAAGAAAACGATGCCTGGCGTGGACTCGAAACAGTTCTTCAAGGAAATGAACGTACTCCGTGAAACAGCGAGACAGGAGATCTATTACCTGGTCGATTACGCAGAGAAAGCCCAGGCTCCATCGGTGCGGCTAGACACAAATGTGCTGGACAGATATGTCGGCATCTATGAGGGACCATTTGGAGGAGATGCAAAATCTACCTTCACGGTCACCCGCGAAGGAAATCAGCTCTTCGAGGAACTGACCGGCGGCAGGAAGCTGGAGATAATCCCCCAATCCGAAACCAGGTTCGCGTTCAAAGATATGAATGCCCAGCTTGAGTTCATGCGGGATGCTTCGGGAAAGGTCACCAAGCGAACGATGACGTATAATGGTCAGACCTCCGAAGCGAAAAAGATCAAATAA